A stretch of Imperialibacter roseus DNA encodes these proteins:
- a CDS encoding M1 family metallopeptidase: MKRILLSCLAIAAGIITAENVNAQGEWGQKFEQMGTMLPTPNTYRTASGAPGREYWQQKADYDISVTLNDNNQSVTGEETITYHNQSPDQLKYLWLQLDQNMRAKDSNTPLVSSSSMPDTISGKSLQQRITRDQDFDGGFKIASVKTVDGKAIPYTINKTMMRVDLPQPLKSGAEVSFKVAWSYTINDRMQLGGRSGYEYFPKDGNYLYTIAQWFPRMAVYDDVNGWQNKQFLGSGEFALAFGDYTVRITTAADHVVASTGVLQNPKEVLTATQLERFEKAKKSFDKPVIIITQEEAIQNEKSRAKGTKTWVYKAENVRDFAFVSSRKFIWDAQAVKFENNTPLAMSFYPKEGNPLWEKESTKAVVNTLKTYSKYTIDYPYPVAQSIHTASIGMEYPMICFNFGRPNPDGTYSQRTLEGMVGVIVHEVGHNYFPMIINNDERQWAWMDEGINTFLEHQTIVENYSSFDTTWGTPAGVVNYMKGDKNNLRPIMTNPENGRSLGYEAYGKPSAGLVLLRETVMGPELFDAAFKEYAQRWAFKHPSPADFFRTMEDASAVDLDWFWKGWFYSVDACDIAVDKVTWYKMNIDAKGFENQVKVSGDGTLGGGDASVENGLAAPKPFTMANTKSSEYGEFKNAVDDKAIQKRNAEKNFYEVTFKNEGGLMMPIIIEWSYADGTKEVEKIPAEIWRLNEQQVTKVFAKDKQVIGIKLDPKNEIPDIQQSNNVYPRVDSKSRFDKFKDGSK, from the coding sequence ATGAAAAGGATTCTTTTAAGTTGCCTGGCCATTGCAGCGGGCATCATCACAGCAGAAAATGTTAACGCCCAGGGAGAGTGGGGCCAAAAGTTTGAGCAAATGGGCACCATGCTGCCCACGCCAAATACGTACCGAACTGCCTCAGGAGCTCCCGGACGGGAGTACTGGCAGCAAAAAGCCGACTACGATATTTCGGTAACCCTTAACGACAACAACCAGTCGGTGACTGGTGAAGAAACAATCACTTATCACAACCAGTCACCTGACCAGCTCAAGTATCTTTGGTTGCAACTCGACCAGAACATGAGGGCGAAGGACTCCAACACTCCGCTGGTGTCTTCCAGCAGCATGCCTGACACCATTTCGGGCAAGTCGCTACAGCAGCGGATCACCAGAGATCAGGACTTCGATGGAGGCTTCAAAATCGCCTCTGTTAAGACGGTAGACGGCAAAGCCATTCCCTATACCATCAACAAAACCATGATGCGGGTAGATCTTCCGCAGCCGCTCAAGTCGGGCGCTGAAGTTTCTTTCAAAGTGGCCTGGTCATACACCATCAACGACCGTATGCAGCTGGGCGGCCGCTCCGGCTATGAATATTTCCCTAAGGATGGCAACTATTTGTACACGATTGCCCAGTGGTTTCCACGCATGGCGGTGTACGACGACGTGAATGGCTGGCAAAATAAGCAGTTCCTTGGGTCTGGTGAGTTTGCCCTTGCTTTTGGTGACTACACCGTGCGTATCACTACTGCGGCTGATCATGTGGTGGCTTCAACAGGCGTTTTGCAGAACCCAAAGGAAGTGCTTACCGCTACGCAATTGGAACGTTTTGAGAAGGCAAAGAAAAGCTTCGACAAACCGGTGATCATCATTACACAGGAGGAGGCTATTCAAAACGAAAAATCCCGGGCAAAAGGAACGAAGACGTGGGTTTATAAGGCGGAAAACGTGCGTGACTTTGCCTTTGTTTCTTCCCGCAAGTTTATCTGGGATGCTCAGGCTGTGAAGTTCGAAAACAATACACCGTTGGCAATGAGCTTTTATCCAAAAGAAGGAAATCCACTTTGGGAAAAAGAGTCAACTAAAGCAGTGGTAAACACATTGAAGACCTATTCGAAATACACCATCGACTATCCTTATCCTGTAGCTCAGTCGATTCATACAGCTTCCATTGGCATGGAGTACCCAATGATTTGCTTCAACTTTGGCCGTCCGAACCCCGATGGCACTTATTCGCAAAGGACACTTGAAGGCATGGTAGGCGTAATTGTGCATGAGGTTGGGCACAACTATTTCCCGATGATCATTAACAACGACGAACGCCAGTGGGCCTGGATGGATGAGGGTATCAACACTTTTCTTGAGCATCAAACAATCGTTGAAAACTATTCTTCCTTTGATACCACCTGGGGTACGCCTGCGGGAGTTGTAAATTATATGAAGGGAGACAAAAACAACCTTCGCCCCATCATGACCAACCCTGAAAACGGAAGATCCTTGGGCTACGAAGCGTACGGCAAGCCGTCAGCTGGTCTCGTACTATTGCGTGAAACAGTAATGGGCCCCGAGCTTTTCGATGCAGCCTTCAAAGAATATGCGCAGCGATGGGCATTTAAGCACCCCTCACCTGCCGACTTCTTCAGAACGATGGAAGACGCTTCGGCTGTAGATCTTGACTGGTTTTGGAAAGGCTGGTTTTATAGTGTGGATGCCTGCGACATAGCTGTGGATAAAGTGACCTGGTACAAGATGAACATTGACGCCAAAGGCTTCGAAAATCAGGTAAAAGTAAGTGGTGATGGCACACTTGGAGGAGGTGATGCTTCAGTAGAAAATGGCCTTGCTGCGCCAAAACCGTTCACCATGGCTAACACCAAAAGCTCGGAATACGGCGAGTTCAAAAACGCCGTCGACGATAAAGCCATCCAGAAAAGAAATGCTGAAAAGAACTTCTATGAGGTCACTTTCAAAAATGAAGGAGGGCTGATGATGCCTATCATCATCGAGTGGTCTTATGCCGACGGTACCAAAGAGGTGGAGAAGATTCCGGCAGAAATATGGAGACTCAACGAACAGCAGGTAACCAAGGTGTTTGCTAAAGACAAGCAGGTAATTGGCATCAAGCTGGACCCTAAAAACGAGATTCCTGACATTCAGCAAAGCAACAATGTGTATCCAAGGGTAGACAGTAAGAGCAGGTTTGACAAATTCAAAGACGGCTCGAAATAG
- a CDS encoding M1 family metallopeptidase, whose product MKKLLIVALTLCTSYLVKAQGEWGQKFEQLGTMLPTPNSYRTASGAPGKDYWQQKADYDISVELNDNNQSITGTETITYHNLSPDRLSYLWVQLDQNMRAKSSNTPLVTTTAMSDSVSGKALQTMINDADYDGGFKIAYVKDMSDKGLKYTINQTMMRVDLPKALEPGGKVSFKIAWSYNINDRMLEGPRSGYEYFPKDGNYVYTVAQFYPRMAVYDDVNGWQNKQFLGRGEFTLPFGDFTFSVTVPADHILGATGTLQNASQVLTQEQLQRFEKAKTTFDKPVIIVTQKEAEKAEKTKSKEKKTWTFKAENVRDVAFATSRKFIWDAMAVDINGKTPLAMSYYPKEGNPLWEKESTRAVANTLITYSKHTIDYPYPKAISVHAASIGMEYPMICFNFGRPDPDGSYTDQKKWGMIGVIVHEVGHNFFPMIINSDERQWTWMDEGLNTFVQSLTQKEHYPDMPIRRGCAACIVDYMKGDKEGIRPIMTNSEQILQFGNNAYAKPAAALSVLRETIMGPELFDYAFKEYADRWAFKHPSPADFFRTMEDASAMDLDWFWRGWFYTTDHVDVAVDNVKWYKMATNEKGFENQVTASGEVMGADGKKAPATNFQEAAETFVFSGTSDDSYREFMNKVDDEAIKQKHINTNFYELTLKNAGGLVTPVIIEWTYADGTKEKEYIPAEIWRHNEHEVTKVFAKNKEVVNIQLDPDKETADVELDNNVFPRQDVKTRFDQFKEKKN is encoded by the coding sequence ATGAAGAAACTACTCATTGTAGCATTGACCCTTTGCACAAGTTATTTAGTAAAAGCCCAGGGAGAATGGGGCCAGAAATTTGAGCAGCTTGGCACAATGCTGCCCACTCCCAATAGCTATCGTACCGCCTCCGGCGCACCCGGAAAAGACTACTGGCAACAAAAAGCGGACTACGATATTTCAGTTGAGCTGAACGACAACAATCAGAGTATTACCGGCACCGAAACCATCACCTATCACAACTTGTCGCCTGATCGCCTTTCGTACCTGTGGGTGCAGTTGGACCAGAACATGAGGGCCAAATCGTCAAACACTCCCCTGGTTACTACCACGGCAATGTCTGATTCTGTTTCAGGGAAAGCATTGCAGACTATGATAAATGACGCTGACTACGATGGGGGCTTCAAGATTGCCTATGTAAAAGACATGTCGGACAAGGGCCTCAAATACACCATCAACCAAACCATGATGAGGGTGGATTTGCCCAAAGCCCTGGAACCGGGAGGAAAGGTTTCATTCAAAATCGCCTGGTCCTACAATATCAATGACCGGATGCTCGAAGGTCCCCGTTCAGGTTATGAGTACTTTCCGAAGGATGGAAACTACGTTTATACCGTCGCACAGTTTTACCCCAGAATGGCGGTATACGATGACGTGAATGGCTGGCAGAATAAGCAGTTTTTGGGTAGAGGCGAGTTTACGCTGCCTTTCGGAGACTTCACTTTTAGTGTAACTGTGCCTGCCGATCATATTCTGGGCGCAACAGGTACGCTGCAAAATGCCTCTCAGGTGCTCACGCAAGAGCAGCTTCAGCGCTTCGAAAAGGCGAAAACCACCTTCGATAAGCCAGTGATTATTGTTACTCAGAAGGAAGCAGAAAAGGCTGAGAAGACAAAGTCGAAAGAAAAGAAAACCTGGACATTCAAAGCTGAAAATGTGCGTGACGTAGCCTTTGCTACTTCCAGAAAGTTCATTTGGGATGCCATGGCGGTTGATATCAATGGAAAAACGCCACTTGCTATGAGCTACTACCCCAAAGAAGGCAACCCGCTATGGGAGAAGGAGTCGACAAGAGCTGTGGCTAACACGTTAATTACCTATTCAAAGCATACTATTGACTATCCTTATCCCAAAGCGATTTCCGTGCATGCGGCTTCCATCGGTATGGAATACCCAATGATCTGCTTCAACTTTGGCCGCCCTGATCCAGATGGCAGCTACACAGACCAGAAAAAGTGGGGCATGATCGGCGTGATTGTGCACGAGGTAGGGCACAACTTCTTCCCAATGATCATCAACTCCGACGAACGTCAGTGGACCTGGATGGACGAAGGCCTGAATACTTTTGTGCAGTCGCTTACGCAAAAAGAGCATTACCCTGACATGCCAATCCGCCGTGGTTGCGCTGCCTGCATTGTCGACTACATGAAAGGTGATAAAGAGGGCATTCGCCCGATCATGACCAACTCTGAGCAAATCCTCCAGTTCGGCAACAATGCCTACGCAAAGCCTGCTGCAGCGCTCAGCGTATTAAGGGAAACCATTATGGGCCCCGAGCTTTTCGACTATGCTTTCAAAGAATACGCAGACAGGTGGGCATTCAAGCATCCATCACCCGCCGACTTTTTTCGCACAATGGAAGACGCTTCGGCCATGGACCTCGACTGGTTTTGGAGAGGCTGGTTTTACACGACGGACCATGTGGACGTGGCGGTTGATAATGTGAAGTGGTACAAAATGGCCACCAACGAAAAAGGCTTCGAAAACCAGGTAACGGCTTCAGGCGAAGTGATGGGAGCCGATGGCAAGAAAGCGCCAGCCACGAACTTTCAGGAGGCTGCAGAGACTTTCGTGTTCAGCGGCACTTCCGACGACTCATACAGAGAGTTTATGAACAAAGTGGATGATGAGGCGATTAAGCAAAAGCATATCAACACCAATTTTTATGAATTGACCCTGAAAAATGCTGGCGGCCTTGTAACTCCCGTTATTATTGAATGGACTTACGCCGACGGCACCAAAGAAAAGGAGTATATCCCTGCCGAAATCTGGAGACACAATGAGCACGAAGTGACCAAGGTGTTTGCCAAAAACAAGGAAGTGGTAAATATTCAGCTTGATCCGGACAAAGAAACAGCCGATGTGGAGCTGGACAATAATGTGTTCCCTCGCCAGGATGTAAAAACCCGCTTTGACCAGTTCAAGGAAAAGAAGAACTAA
- a CDS encoding HupE/UreJ family protein, whose translation MSEFSLFFGLGMEHILDINGYDHILFVIALCAIYSAQQWKNVLVLVTAFTLGHSLTLALSTLDIIKVDSGLVEFLIPITIFVTAAANIYKKDAEVSNKSVKLNYWFAAFFGLIHGMGFSNYLKSLLGKDESIVTQLLAFNLGLEVGQIVIVLAVMVAAFLFMSLGSVKKRDWILVISSAVAGISLTMIIESKFW comes from the coding sequence ATGTCGGAGTTTAGCCTCTTTTTTGGATTAGGAATGGAACACATTCTTGATATCAATGGTTACGACCACATATTGTTTGTTATTGCCCTGTGCGCCATTTATTCGGCCCAACAGTGGAAAAACGTCCTTGTTTTAGTGACCGCTTTCACTTTGGGTCATTCGTTAACATTGGCGCTTTCTACGCTGGACATTATCAAGGTGGACTCAGGGCTTGTGGAGTTTCTCATTCCGATTACAATATTTGTAACGGCAGCGGCCAATATTTACAAAAAAGACGCTGAAGTGAGCAACAAAAGTGTGAAACTCAACTATTGGTTTGCGGCGTTTTTCGGACTCATTCACGGCATGGGTTTTTCTAACTACCTAAAAAGCCTGCTGGGCAAAGACGAATCCATTGTCACACAGCTTCTCGCCTTCAATTTGGGCCTTGAGGTGGGTCAGATTGTGATCGTTTTGGCAGTGATGGTGGCAGCATTCCTTTTTATGTCTTTGGGAAGCGTAAAGAAAAGAGACTGGATTTTGGTGATTTCGTCGGCTGTGGCGGGCATATCACTAACAATGATTATAGAAAGTAAATTTTGGTAA
- a CDS encoding DUF6702 family protein, translating to MAMIVQIFLIFVTWLAHPFHVSVCDVEFNEKTKSLEISQRIFLDDLEEALRKKSGWTTLDVVNPSDKKRFDALMKEFVIENLSIEINNKPVKLSYLGHELESDAIWCYLEVTGVNNLTTIGVANSVLIDTFPDQVNLIHVKKEGKIRSLKLYRDNAKGSISY from the coding sequence ATGGCAATGATTGTACAGATCTTCCTCATATTCGTTACGTGGTTGGCTCACCCTTTTCATGTAAGTGTATGTGATGTGGAATTCAATGAAAAAACGAAGTCTCTGGAGATTTCCCAGCGCATTTTTCTTGACGATCTGGAAGAAGCTTTGAGAAAGAAAAGTGGCTGGACGACGCTGGACGTGGTGAACCCCTCAGATAAAAAGCGGTTTGATGCGCTTATGAAAGAGTTTGTGATAGAAAATCTTTCAATAGAAATAAATAATAAACCCGTAAAGCTCTCCTATCTCGGCCATGAGCTGGAATCGGATGCTATCTGGTGCTACCTCGAAGTGACCGGCGTGAACAATTTGACTACGATAGGGGTTGCAAATAGTGTGCTCATTGACACTTTTCCCGATCAGGTCAACTTGATCCACGTCAAAAAAGAAGGCAAAATACGATCGCTAAAATTATACAGGGATAACGCAAAGGGTAGTATCAGCTACTAG
- a CDS encoding mechanosensitive ion channel family protein has product MDKLDQYQEGLIQLLFDYAPKLVAAIVILIIGFYLIGFFTRSLKKLMKKRDVDPTLIPFLSNIFNVVLKAMVLISVASMVGIQTTSFVAVIGAAGLAIGLAMQGSLSNFAGGVLIIMFRPYRVGDFVEMQGQAGTVNAIQILYTVLKSPDNKTIVIPNSAVMGGTITNYSVEDNRRLDLVFGVSYSDDIKKVKELLTQMAMDDERVIKDPAPFIAIKEMADSSVNFLFRVWVKKEDYWPMTFDMQERVKSTFDKEGISIPFPQRDVHLFQQK; this is encoded by the coding sequence ATGGACAAATTGGATCAATACCAGGAAGGTCTCATTCAACTATTATTTGACTACGCTCCCAAGCTAGTGGCTGCCATCGTCATTCTTATCATTGGCTTTTATCTCATTGGCTTTTTCACCCGGTCTCTAAAAAAGCTAATGAAGAAAAGGGACGTCGATCCAACTCTCATTCCTTTCCTTTCCAATATTTTTAATGTCGTCCTGAAGGCCATGGTGCTCATTTCGGTGGCTTCCATGGTGGGTATTCAAACGACTAGCTTTGTGGCCGTTATAGGCGCCGCAGGTTTGGCAATTGGCCTGGCCATGCAAGGCAGCCTTTCCAACTTTGCCGGTGGTGTTTTGATCATCATGTTTCGCCCCTACAGGGTGGGCGATTTTGTCGAAATGCAAGGGCAGGCAGGCACCGTGAACGCTATCCAAATTCTCTACACAGTGCTCAAGTCACCAGACAACAAAACAATTGTTATTCCCAACAGTGCCGTAATGGGAGGCACCATTACCAATTATTCAGTGGAAGACAATAGAAGGCTTGACCTCGTTTTCGGCGTGAGCTATTCAGATGACATCAAAAAGGTAAAAGAATTGCTTACTCAAATGGCGATGGATGATGAAAGAGTAATCAAAGATCCGGCACCGTTTATTGCCATTAAAGAAATGGCCGACAGCTCTGTAAATTTCCTTTTCAGGGTATGGGTGAAGAAAGAGGACTACTGGCCAATGACATTTGATATGCAGGAACGGGTGAAAAGCACGTTCGACAAAGAAGGTATTTCTATTCCGTTTCCTCAGAGGGACGTTCACCTTTTTCAGCAGAAATAA
- a CDS encoding 2'-5' RNA ligase family protein, protein MVKNLLRDEKLYFVAVVPPEPLGAELHQLKEYFRDKYNSSKSLNSPPHITLHMPFKWRESKEKKLLSALEECCLPLTPFEVALKGFAAFPPRVIYAEPVESPQLHDLQKTVARAMRLSLNLFNADYQGRGFHPHITLAFRDLKKPRFHEAWQEFENKPLKASFLVDNICLLKHNGSTWDIFQELPFGNFISAEKGERPSEETE, encoded by the coding sequence ATGGTAAAAAACCTACTTCGGGATGAGAAATTGTACTTTGTGGCAGTGGTGCCGCCGGAGCCGTTGGGGGCGGAACTTCACCAACTGAAAGAGTACTTCAGGGATAAATATAATTCTTCCAAATCGCTTAATTCTCCACCGCACATTACGTTGCACATGCCCTTTAAATGGCGGGAGAGCAAGGAGAAAAAGCTTCTTAGTGCGCTGGAAGAATGCTGTTTGCCGCTGACCCCGTTTGAGGTGGCATTGAAGGGATTTGCAGCTTTTCCTCCGAGAGTGATCTATGCTGAGCCGGTTGAATCGCCTCAATTACACGATTTACAGAAAACAGTGGCCCGAGCTATGCGCTTATCGCTCAATTTGTTCAATGCCGACTATCAGGGCAGAGGTTTTCACCCGCACATCACACTCGCTTTTAGAGATTTAAAAAAGCCTCGCTTTCACGAGGCTTGGCAGGAATTTGAAAACAAGCCACTGAAGGCTTCATTTCTTGTTGACAATATTTGTTTGCTCAAGCACAATGGCAGCACCTGGGATATTTTCCAGGAGCTACCCTTTGGCAACTTTATTTCTGCTGAAAAAGGTGAACGTCCCTCTGAGGAAACGGAATAG
- a CDS encoding zinc-dependent metalloprotease, giving the protein MRKIYLFILGFVLASCTASQAPVATTPASGASVASATKDIAGFTSGMEKYEGFFPFYWDSKKGKVYLEVNKLNFEFLYISSLPAGIGSNDIGLDRGQLGGEKVVKFVRSGPKILMIQPNYDYRAISNDALERKSVEQAFAQSAIWGFDVLAEEDWSALVDFTDFLLRDSHGVSQRLSRAKQGNYSLDKSRSMIYTEMTKNFPENSEFEATITFTGTPAGAWIRSVVPSPEAVTVRMHHSMVQLPDSRFKTRAFDPRSGYYGTTYMDYATPIDEPITKRTINRHRLEKVDPNAAVSEAVEPIIYYLDPGTPEPIRSALLEGAAWWNQAFEAAGYKDAFQVKMLPEDADPMDVRYNLIQWIHRSTRGWSYGASVADPRTGEIIKGHVSLGSLRARQDFLIAEGLLSPYEDGKPVSDEMMKMVLARIRQLSAHEVGHTLGIVHSYASSVNNRASVMDYPHPYVKMDENGNIDLSEAYAVGIGELDKQIIKYGYSDFPDGTDEAAALDKIIKETFSKGLMHITDQDSRPVGGAHPYSHLWDNGTDAADELNRMMAVRRKILDDFSEKTIRPDAPMALIEEALAPMYLFHRYQVDATSKVVGGLNYNYAIKGDGQFTTKYLEPAMQMKAFDALLATMTPEALALPEKLIQQIPPRPYGYPRTRETFEARTGVAFDPLSAAETAADLTLSYLIHPERATRLVEHHARNAAQPDFSALLNKLTASTWKKAHPAGYHGEIMRTVDKLVMYHLMNLSINTGASDQARAITYLQLKDLKSWIDAKVKSESDSDQKAHLTMASAQLGLFFEKPEVVKEYYKETKAPDGSPIGMDEGMACGF; this is encoded by the coding sequence ATGAGAAAAATTTACCTCTTTATTTTGGGCTTTGTATTGGCATCGTGCACAGCCTCCCAGGCCCCCGTGGCCACTACCCCTGCTTCAGGGGCGAGCGTCGCCTCCGCTACCAAGGACATTGCTGGTTTTACATCAGGGATGGAAAAGTATGAAGGCTTTTTTCCTTTTTACTGGGACTCCAAAAAAGGCAAAGTATACCTTGAAGTAAACAAACTAAATTTTGAGTTTTTATACATCAGCTCCCTGCCTGCCGGAATTGGCTCCAACGACATAGGGCTCGACAGAGGACAGCTTGGTGGTGAAAAAGTTGTGAAGTTTGTCAGAAGCGGACCAAAAATACTGATGATTCAGCCCAACTACGACTACCGTGCCATCAGCAACGACGCACTTGAAAGAAAGTCGGTGGAGCAAGCATTTGCACAGTCGGCTATCTGGGGTTTTGATGTGCTGGCCGAAGAAGACTGGTCAGCGCTGGTAGACTTTACCGATTTTCTTCTCAGAGATTCGCATGGAGTAAGTCAGCGACTAAGCAGAGCCAAACAAGGCAATTATAGCCTGGACAAAAGCAGGTCAATGATTTACACCGAAATGACCAAAAACTTTCCTGAAAACAGCGAGTTTGAAGCCACCATTACCTTCACCGGCACACCTGCTGGGGCTTGGATCAGATCCGTGGTTCCTTCTCCGGAAGCCGTAACAGTCAGGATGCACCATTCTATGGTACAATTACCTGACTCAAGGTTCAAAACAAGGGCATTTGACCCAAGGTCGGGCTACTACGGCACCACTTATATGGACTACGCCACGCCGATTGACGAACCCATCACGAAAAGGACTATCAATCGTCACCGATTAGAAAAGGTTGATCCCAATGCCGCAGTGAGTGAGGCGGTTGAGCCTATCATCTACTACCTCGACCCAGGCACACCAGAGCCTATTCGCTCAGCGCTGCTTGAAGGAGCAGCTTGGTGGAACCAGGCGTTCGAAGCGGCAGGTTACAAAGATGCCTTCCAGGTGAAAATGCTGCCTGAAGACGCTGACCCGATGGATGTTAGATACAACCTGATTCAATGGATCCACCGGTCAACCAGGGGGTGGTCGTACGGAGCATCTGTTGCCGACCCAAGAACGGGCGAAATTATTAAAGGGCATGTGAGCCTCGGCTCATTGAGAGCACGCCAAGATTTTCTGATAGCAGAAGGGCTTTTGTCTCCGTATGAAGACGGCAAGCCGGTTTCCGATGAAATGATGAAAATGGTGCTGGCCCGTATCCGTCAGCTCTCAGCACATGAAGTGGGGCACACGCTAGGCATTGTTCACAGTTATGCATCCAGTGTTAATAACAGAGCGTCGGTGATGGACTATCCACACCCGTATGTGAAAATGGATGAGAATGGGAATATTGATCTTTCCGAAGCCTATGCGGTTGGCATTGGCGAGCTGGATAAGCAAATAATTAAATACGGTTATTCTGACTTTCCCGACGGAACCGACGAAGCAGCGGCGCTTGATAAAATCATCAAAGAAACTTTCAGCAAAGGATTGATGCATATTACCGATCAGGACTCAAGGCCCGTCGGTGGAGCCCATCCTTACTCCCACTTGTGGGACAACGGCACTGATGCTGCCGACGAACTGAATCGAATGATGGCGGTGAGAAGAAAAATACTTGATGATTTTTCCGAAAAGACCATTCGCCCCGATGCCCCCATGGCACTGATAGAAGAGGCGCTGGCTCCCATGTACTTGTTCCATCGCTATCAGGTAGACGCCACATCGAAAGTGGTTGGCGGGCTTAATTACAACTACGCCATAAAAGGAGACGGGCAATTCACTACCAAATACCTGGAGCCTGCCATGCAGATGAAGGCATTCGATGCGCTGTTGGCTACGATGACTCCAGAAGCTTTGGCCTTGCCCGAAAAGCTCATTCAGCAAATTCCTCCCAGGCCTTACGGCTATCCGAGAACGAGGGAAACGTTTGAGGCACGAACAGGTGTTGCGTTTGACCCATTGTCGGCTGCTGAAACTGCCGCCGACCTTACGCTGTCTTACCTGATCCACCCGGAAAGAGCGACCAGACTTGTTGAGCACCATGCCCGCAACGCTGCGCAACCTGACTTCAGCGCACTTCTCAACAAGTTGACAGCCAGTACATGGAAGAAGGCACATCCTGCCGGCTATCATGGAGAAATCATGCGCACTGTCGACAAGCTGGTGATGTACCACCTGATGAACCTCAGTATCAATACCGGCGCCAGCGATCAGGCAAGAGCTATTACCTACTTGCAATTGAAAGACCTGAAAAGCTGGATCGATGCAAAGGTGAAGTCTGAAAGTGATTCAGATCAAAAGGCGCATTTGACCATGGCCTCTGCTCAGCTTGGTCTGTTTTTCGAGAAGCCAGAAGTTGTCAAAGAATACTACAAAGAAACGAAAGCGCCTGACGGCTCTCCTATTGGCATGGACGAGGGAATGGCGTGCGGATTTTGA